The following proteins are co-located in the Dromiciops gliroides isolate mDroGli1 chromosome 2, mDroGli1.pri, whole genome shotgun sequence genome:
- the LOC122738573 gene encoding cilia- and flagella-associated protein 77-like, whose product MASSEQQKPFKYQKPLKWKSFKSIKNICLPPLKPLRKADLKPEMENYRHGCMRNSMFCNHLILKPELGRTRRICNILPGSDFVYGMQNCYEDGVAETIGQWRIHPYTDSLKKKPCNFLNLNAKAVQAGFVTPAEYHSFRLGYHQIKAIKKNKPPLEHLPKKQYSDESVTMADLIQQKFKNQWLQKRIKKDSIRYKDFVKITPREGYYQTCGTKIKQYQSQVKLSPPWRLAQFQKAEACLNTFSDEAIHQKSLKNFREEAPVRCGTLSLGIYTSAF is encoded by the coding sequence ATGGCTTcatctgaacaacaaaaacctttcAAATATCAAAAGCCACTAAAATGGAAAAGCTTCAAAAGCATCAAGAATATCTGTCTCCCTCCCCTAAAGCCTTTGCGCAAAGCAGACTTGAAGCCAGAAATGGAGAACTACAGGCACGGCTGTATGAGGAATTCCATGTTTTGTAATCACCTCATCCTAAAGCCAGAACTAGGAAGAACTCGAAGAATTTGTAACATTTTACCAGGATCTGATTTTGTGTATGGAATGCAAAACTGCTATGAAGATGGTGTTGCTGAAACAATTGGACAATGGAGAATCCATCCATATACtgattcactgaaaaaaaaaccatgtaATTTTCTTAACTTAAATGCAAAAGCTGTACAGGCTGGCTTTGTTACTCCTGCCGAGTACCATTCATTCAGACTAGGTTATCACCAAatcaaagcaattaaaaaaaacaaaccaccccTGGAACATTTGCCCAAAAAGCAATACAGTGATGAAAGTGTCACTATGGCTGACCTAATCCAGCAAAAGTTCAAAAACCAATGGCTACAGAAGAGAATTAAGAAAGATTCAATTCGGTATAAGGACTTTGTCAAAATCACACCAAGAGAAGGTTACTACCAAACCTGTGGCACCAAGATCAAACAATATCAGTCACAAGTCAAACTATCCCCGCCTTGGCGACTGGCCCAGTTTCAGAAGGCTGAAGCATGTCTTAATACCTTCTCAGATGAGGCAATTCACCAAAAGTCACTCAAGAACTTCCGTGAAGAAGCTCCTGTAAGATGTGGTACCCTTTCTCTGGGCATTTACACTAgtgcattttaa